In Cellulomonas sp. Y8, the genomic stretch ACGCGGACGCGGTGGTGCTCCTCGGCGAGGTTCGCCAGGTGGAAGTAGCAGGTGAAGGCGCGGGCGACCTGCTGGGCGCGCTCGATGGAGAAGGAGTCGACGAGCTCCTCCGCCTCCGTGAGCGCGGACAGGTCCTGCTCGTCGTGCGCGCGGATGGTCAGCGCGCGGACGCGCTCCACGTCGTCGAACAGGTCGTCGCCGCCGGACTCGCGGATGACGCGGCCGAGGAACTCGCCGAGCATCCGGACGTCGTTGCGCAACGGGTCGGGGACCTCGTGGCGCGCGAGGCCGCGGCGGGCCTCGAGCGAGGGCTGGGGGTCGGTCACCGGTCAAGCGTAGGTCAACCGTCCGACGCACGAGACGCGTGTCCGCCTGTCGGTTACCTCGTCCGCGGGCCGGACCCCTGGGCCCGATGTCCCGCGTGACCGCCCGGGAGTCTAGGCTCGGAGGCAGTGCCCGCGGCCGGTCCGTCGCGACCGGGCGAGCAGAACCCCCGAAGATCCGGGCCGCCGAGGTCCGGGCGGAAATGAGGTGCGGTGAACGCGAAGGCTCCTGTGGCCCAGCAGGTCGGTTGGACCGAGCTCGACGTCAAGGCTGTCGACACGGTGCGTGTCCTGGCCGCGGACGCGGTGGAGAAGGTCGGCAACGGCCACCCCGGCACGGCGATCAGCCTGGCCCCGGCCGCGTACCTGCTCTACCAGAACGTGCTGCGGCACGACCCGGCGGACCCGCACTGGCTGGGCCGCGACCGGTTCATCCTGTCGGCGGGCCACTCCTCGCTGACGCAGTACATCCAGCTCTACCTGGCCGGCTTCGGCCTGGAGCTCGAGGACATCGAGGCGCTGCGCACCTGGGGCTCCAAGACCCCCGGCCACCCCGAGTACAAGCACACCGACGGCGTCGAGATCACCACCGGCCCGCTCGGCCAGGGCATCTCCTCCGCGGTGGGCTTCGCGATGGCGGCCCGCCGCGAGCGCGGCCTGCTCGACCCCGAGGCCGCCCCGGGCACCAGCCCGTTCGACCACTTCGTCTACACGATCTGCTCGGACGGCGACCTGCAGGAGGGCGTGTCCTCCGAGGCCTCGTCCATCGCCGGCACGCAGAAGCTCGGCAACCTCATCGCGATCTGGGACGACAACCACATCTCGATCGAGGGCGACACCGAGATCGCGTTCACCGAGGACGTCGTCAAGCGCTACGAGGCCTACGGCTGGCACGTCCAGTTCGTCGACTGGACCGAGGGCGGCGAATACACGGAGAACGTGGACGCGCTGCACGCCGCGATCGAGGCCGCCAAGGCCGTCACCGACCGCCCGTCGTTCATCGGCCTGCGGACGATCATCGCCTGGCCGTCGCCGACCAAGCAGAACACCCACGGCTCGCACGGCTCCAAGCTGGGCACCGACGAGGTGAAGGGCCTCAAGGAGGTCCTCGGCTTCGACCCCGAGAAGTCCTTCGACGTGGCGCCCGAGGTCATCGCGCACACCCGCAAGGCCCTCGAGCGCGGCGCCGCCGCCAAGGCCGAGTGGAGCAAGGGCTTCGACGCCTGGCGCGAGGCCAACCCGGAGCGCGCCGAGCTGCTCGAGCGCCTGCGCGCCGGCAAGCTGCCGGCCGGCTGGGCCGACGCGCTGCCGACGTTCCCCGCCGGCAAGGCCGTCGCGACCCGCGCCGCCTCCGGCGAGGTGCTCTCCGCCCTCGCGCCGGTGCTGCCCGAGCTCTGGGGCGGCTCCGCCGACCTCGCCGGCTCGAACAACACCACCATGAAGGGCGAGCCGTCCTTCATCCCGGCCGAGCGCTCCACGCACGAGTTCGCGGGTGACCAGTACGGCCGCACGCTGCACTTCGGCATCCGCGAGCACGGCATGGGCGCGATCCTCTCGGGCATCGCCCTGCACGGCCTGACCCGGCCGTACGGCGGGACGTTCTTCACGTTCTCCGACTACATGCGCGGCTCGGTCCGCCTGGCCTCGCTCATGGGCGTGCCGGCGATCTACGTGTGGACGCACGACTCGATCGGCCTCGGCGAGGACGGCCCGACCCACCAGCCGGTCGAGCACCTCACCGCCGTCCGGGCCA encodes the following:
- the tkt gene encoding transketolase, which codes for MNAKAPVAQQVGWTELDVKAVDTVRVLAADAVEKVGNGHPGTAISLAPAAYLLYQNVLRHDPADPHWLGRDRFILSAGHSSLTQYIQLYLAGFGLELEDIEALRTWGSKTPGHPEYKHTDGVEITTGPLGQGISSAVGFAMAARRERGLLDPEAAPGTSPFDHFVYTICSDGDLQEGVSSEASSIAGTQKLGNLIAIWDDNHISIEGDTEIAFTEDVVKRYEAYGWHVQFVDWTEGGEYTENVDALHAAIEAAKAVTDRPSFIGLRTIIAWPSPTKQNTHGSHGSKLGTDEVKGLKEVLGFDPEKSFDVAPEVIAHTRKALERGAAAKAEWSKGFDAWREANPERAELLERLRAGKLPAGWADALPTFPAGKAVATRAASGEVLSALAPVLPELWGGSADLAGSNNTTMKGEPSFIPAERSTHEFAGDQYGRTLHFGIREHGMGAILSGIALHGLTRPYGGTFFTFSDYMRGSVRLASLMGVPAIYVWTHDSIGLGEDGPTHQPVEHLTAVRAIPGLAVVRPADANETAQAWKAILERTDGPAALILTRQNVPTFPRGEEGFASAEGVARGAYVLLEASTGTPEVVLIGTGSEVQLAVAARETLEAAGVPTRVVSAPSLEWFAEQDEAYRESVLPSSVKARVSVEAGIALSWWKILGDAGRAVSLEHYGASAAYETLYEEFGITADAVVAAAHESIAAARGGSAPATDASAPTESGTGDQL